A genomic segment from bacterium encodes:
- a CDS encoding diguanylate cyclase encodes MNPREPEIAAGSPAEPTRRRAPLNSVSTRIILCVFFSTLLTALIVSWLSVGAIHQDVRTRIAARAAVVLDRQAAEIESSHASAFARLSAASAIGSDWHAALVAALDARPDTRSWDWQSTPIAEDSRVRSLPTPPPDVAARFDRLTLRRDGPGPEVRDACLPTGIDLIRSDSSVAGHLEGCVGNESLYDALQPASADVRGWRLLVATADGRIAVAGGIRASARIGQRLPMADLFHPADGALARYEDDQGTDLVGRLLPLGRSGWYLVAETEHARAFAPAIAITNQIFIVDICIILLFSVLAYKITLAIMQPIEALSRGAQRIAEGHVDYEIPMPANDDELGLLTGTFNGMMRKLRSSQLEIENDRIRLHEKNEELQRANEILAQLSITDGLTKLHNHRYFQDHLTREIKRVSRTHAPLSLILLDIDDFKLLNDTHGHAAGDEVLVALAAIMNDSARESDLIARYGGEEFVILMPNTDLAGAVHLAEKIRMTVESTRLIIGDNMKPINITISLGVALFNGDRREFFVEADKALYTAKENGKNCVIIAGNEGAEIP; translated from the coding sequence ATGAACCCGCGAGAGCCCGAGATCGCCGCCGGCAGCCCTGCCGAGCCGACGCGTCGACGTGCGCCGCTGAACAGCGTCTCGACACGGATCATTCTGTGCGTCTTCTTCTCGACGCTCCTGACCGCGCTGATCGTGAGTTGGCTCTCGGTCGGCGCGATCCACCAGGACGTGAGGACCCGGATCGCGGCTCGGGCGGCGGTCGTCCTCGACCGGCAGGCCGCCGAGATCGAGTCCAGCCATGCCAGCGCCTTCGCTCGGCTGTCCGCGGCCTCCGCAATCGGCAGCGACTGGCACGCGGCCCTGGTCGCCGCACTCGACGCCCGCCCCGACACCCGCAGCTGGGACTGGCAGAGCACGCCGATCGCCGAGGACTCACGCGTCCGTTCGCTCCCGACGCCGCCCCCGGACGTCGCGGCCCGCTTCGACCGCCTGACGCTCCGCCGTGACGGTCCCGGCCCCGAAGTTCGCGACGCCTGCCTGCCGACGGGCATCGACCTGATCCGTTCCGACTCGAGCGTCGCCGGGCATCTCGAGGGGTGCGTGGGCAACGAGAGTCTCTACGACGCGCTCCAGCCGGCGTCGGCCGATGTGCGGGGCTGGCGACTGCTCGTGGCGACCGCGGACGGCCGGATCGCCGTCGCCGGTGGCATCCGCGCCAGTGCGCGCATCGGCCAGCGACTCCCGATGGCCGACCTCTTCCACCCGGCCGACGGCGCCCTCGCCCGCTACGAGGACGACCAGGGCACCGACCTCGTCGGACGCCTGCTTCCCCTCGGCCGATCGGGCTGGTACCTCGTCGCCGAGACCGAGCACGCGCGCGCCTTCGCGCCGGCGATCGCGATCACGAACCAGATCTTCATCGTCGACATCTGCATCATCCTGCTCTTCAGCGTCCTCGCGTACAAGATCACCCTCGCGATCATGCAGCCGATCGAGGCACTCTCGCGCGGTGCCCAGCGGATCGCCGAGGGCCACGTCGACTACGAGATCCCCATGCCCGCGAACGACGACGAGCTGGGTCTGCTGACCGGGACCTTCAACGGCATGATGCGCAAGCTGCGCAGCAGCCAGCTCGAGATCGAGAACGATCGCATCCGTCTCCACGAGAAGAACGAAGAGCTCCAGCGCGCCAACGAGATCCTCGCGCAGCTCTCGATCACCGACGGCCTCACGAAGCTCCACAACCATCGCTACTTCCAGGACCACCTGACCCGCGAGATCAAGCGCGTCAGCCGGACCCACGCGCCGCTCTCGTTGATCCTGCTCGACATCGACGACTTCAAGCTGCTGAACGACACCCACGGCCATGCGGCCGGCGACGAGGTGCTCGTGGCGCTCGCGGCGATCATGAACGACTCGGCCCGGGAATCCGACCTGATCGCCCGCTACGGCGGCGAGGAATTCGTGATCCTGATGCCCAACACGGATCTCGCCGGCGCGGTCCACCTCGCGGAGAAGATCCGCATGACCGTGGAATCGACGAGGCTCATCATCGGCGACAACATGAAGCCGATCAACATCACGATCTCCCTCGGCGTCGCACTGTTCAACGGCGACCGACGCGAGTTCTTCGTCGAGGCCGACAAGGCCCTCTACACCGCCAAGGAAAACGGCAAGAACTGCGTGATCATCGCGGGCAACGAGGGCGCGGAGATCCCGTAG
- the coaE gene encoding dephospho-CoA kinase (Dephospho-CoA kinase (CoaE) performs the final step in coenzyme A biosynthesis.) has product MTAFIGLSGGIGSGKSTVSKLLAELGATVVDADALVHEMQAAGQPMLDEIRAAFGDDVIREDGSLDRPALGGIVFRDPAQRKVLEKIVQPPVVAEMARRAAVAIDAGEPMVVMDIPLLFEGYRAGTGSAAANEYDSTVCVWVPVEVQVERTMERDGCDRAEAERRVAAQMPIDEKREMADHVIDNSGTYEETRVQVEAFYLEKTSGPA; this is encoded by the coding sequence ATGACCGCCTTCATCGGACTCTCTGGCGGGATCGGCTCGGGCAAGAGCACGGTCTCGAAGCTCCTCGCCGAACTCGGTGCGACCGTCGTCGACGCCGATGCGCTCGTGCACGAGATGCAGGCCGCGGGCCAGCCGATGCTCGACGAGATTCGAGCTGCCTTCGGTGACGACGTGATCCGCGAGGACGGCTCCCTCGATCGCCCCGCCCTCGGCGGGATCGTGTTTCGCGACCCGGCCCAGCGAAAGGTGCTCGAGAAGATCGTCCAGCCGCCGGTCGTAGCCGAGATGGCCCGGCGCGCAGCGGTGGCGATCGACGCCGGGGAGCCGATGGTCGTGATGGACATCCCGCTGCTCTTCGAGGGCTACCGCGCCGGCACCGGGAGCGCTGCCGCGAACGAGTACGACAGCACGGTCTGCGTCTGGGTCCCCGTCGAGGTCCAGGTCGAGCGCACCATGGAACGGGACGGCTGCGACCGCGCCGAGGCAGAGCGGCGTGTGGCCGCGCAGATGCCGATCGACGAGAAGCGCGAGATGGCCGACCACGTGATCGACAACTCCGGCACGTACGAGGAGACCCGCGTGCAGGTCGAAGCCTTCTACCTGGAGAAGACCTCGGGCCCCGCCTAG